A genomic region of Zea mays cultivar B73 chromosome 6, Zm-B73-REFERENCE-NAM-5.0, whole genome shotgun sequence contains the following coding sequences:
- the LOC103629782 gene encoding NADPH-dependent pterin aldehyde reductase, producing MVDTNIKGTANVLRHFVPLMIEKRHGIIINLSSGWGRSAAAEVAPYCASKWAIEGLTRSLAKELPPGLAAIALSPGVVNTDMLNSCFGSSAALYQTTETWAPKAATMILSLSLDNNGASLTV from the exons ATGGTCGATACAAATATCAAGGGAACAGCAAATGTGCTTCGCCATTTTGTACCACTTATGATAGAGAAGAGACATGGGATTATAATCAATCTATCCTCTGGTTGGGGAAgatctgctgctgcagag GTTGCTCCATATTGTGCTTCGAAGTGGGCGATTGAGGGCTTGACACGCTCGTTGGCTAAAGAGCTACCACCTGGATTGGCAGCCATTGCTCTTAGCCCTGGTGTTGTGAATACTGACATGCTTAATTCATGCTTTGGAAGCTCTGCCGCATTATATCAAACAACTGAAACATG GGCACCCAAGGCAGCTACAATGATACTAAGCCTTTCACTGGACAATAACGGTGCTTCCTTGACTGTATGA